In Massilia violaceinigra, one DNA window encodes the following:
- the ruvC gene encoding crossover junction endodeoxyribonuclease RuvC, giving the protein MIILGIDPGLRTTGFGLIEKQGNKLRYIASGTIKTVSEGELPGRLKVILHGIAEIVRTYQPDCAAVEKVFVNVNPQSTLLLGQARGAAITALVGADLSVAEYTALQVKQAVTGHGKAAKEQVQEMVARLLVLPGLPGTDAADALGVAICHANSVDALALIGALAPSLSGLRMKRGRLV; this is encoded by the coding sequence ATGATTATTCTTGGCATTGACCCTGGCCTGCGCACCACAGGCTTCGGGCTTATCGAAAAGCAGGGCAACAAACTGCGCTACATCGCTTCCGGCACCATCAAGACGGTGTCCGAAGGCGAGCTCCCCGGCCGTCTCAAGGTGATCCTGCACGGGATCGCCGAGATCGTCCGCACCTACCAGCCCGATTGCGCGGCGGTGGAAAAAGTCTTCGTCAACGTCAATCCCCAATCGACCTTGCTGCTCGGGCAAGCGCGCGGCGCCGCCATCACGGCGCTCGTGGGTGCGGACCTGTCGGTGGCCGAGTACACGGCGCTGCAAGTCAAGCAGGCCGTCACCGGCCACGGCAAGGCGGCCAAGGAACAGGTGCAGGAAATGGTGGCGCGCCTGCTGGTGCTGCCCGGCCTGCCCGGGACCGATGCCGCCGATGCGCTCGGCGTGGCCATCTGCCACGCCAACAGTGTCGACGCGCTGGCGCTGATCGGCGCGCTGGCGCCCTCGCTTTCCGGCCTGCGCATGAAGCGCGGCCGTCTCGTTTAA
- the ruvA gene encoding Holliday junction branch migration protein RuvA: MIGRISGTLLEKNPPQLLIDCHGVGYEVDVPMSTYYDLPALGAQVTLFTHQAIREDAHLLFGFGNAAERAVFRQLIKITGVGARTALSILSGMTVNDLAQAVTLQEAGRLVKVPGIGKKTAERLLLELKGKLGADLGSVGGVVQHDAQSDILNALLALGYSDKEATAALRNMPAGSTVSDGIKFALKALSKG, translated from the coding sequence ATGATCGGACGTATTTCCGGAACGCTGCTCGAAAAAAATCCGCCGCAGTTGCTTATCGATTGCCACGGTGTCGGCTATGAAGTCGATGTGCCGATGAGTACCTATTACGATTTGCCGGCACTCGGCGCGCAAGTCACCCTGTTCACGCACCAGGCGATCCGTGAAGATGCGCATTTGCTGTTTGGCTTCGGCAACGCGGCAGAGCGCGCGGTGTTCCGCCAGTTGATCAAGATCACCGGCGTGGGTGCGCGCACGGCGCTGTCGATCCTGTCGGGCATGACGGTGAACGACCTGGCGCAGGCCGTGACCTTGCAGGAAGCGGGGCGCCTGGTGAAGGTGCCCGGCATCGGCAAGAAGACGGCCGAGCGGCTGCTGCTGGAACTGAAGGGCAAGCTCGGCGCCGACCTCGGCTCGGTGGGCGGCGTGGTGCAGCATGATGCGCAATCGGACATCCTGAACGCGCTGCTGGCGTTGGGGTATTCTGACAAGGAGGCCACGGCCGCGCTGAGGAATATGCCGGCCGGCAGCACCGTCTCGGACGGCATCAAGTTCGCGCTCAAGGCGCTGTCCAAGGGCTGA